AGCAGCTGCTGATGGCTCTTGCTGAAGCAGTCATGTAGAGCTGAAGTGACAAGCAGAGGCTGAGGTCTGTCCTAgggcagatggatcacctgatACAGACGCTGGGGCCTCAGCCCCGGGATTGGCCTAAAACAGGGCCGTGTTGACCCAACGGCTGGGCCTTGGCATCCTGTCACTCTGCCAACAGATCCAGAGCCTAGAAATAGTGCTGAGGCAGCCGACTAGACTAAATGTGTAAGAAGTTGCAACCATGCAGGTACTAACCAAGCGCTACCCCAAGAACTGCCTGCTGACCGTCATGGACCGGTATTCGGCGGAGGTGCGCAACATGGAGCAGGTGGTGATGATCCCCAGCCTCCTGAGGGGTGTGCAGCTGAGTGTCCATGGGGGCCAGGCCCAGGCTGATGCCCCTGATCTCTATGCCTACTTCACTATGCTCAAGACCATCCGTGTGGATGTGGACCATGGGCTGCTGCCACGGGAGGAGTGGCAGGCCAGGGTGGCAGGCAATGAAGCTGACGAGGCTGAGAATGAAGCTGCAGAGACAGAGGAGACTGAGGACGAGAGGGCCTCAGGGGAGCTGGACCTGGAGGCCCAATTCCACATGCACTTTTCCAGCCTCCATCACATCCTCACCCACCTCATCCTGAGAGCCCAGGAGGTGACAAGGAAATATCAGGAAATGACGGGACAGTTTGAGTAGGCCTCGGATTCCAGGGAAGGTAATGGTGGCCATGCTGGTCAGTGTCAGAGGCCATAAAGGTGCATTCCAGGGGAGGACAGGGGGACATAGTGCAACCCAGTGGGAGAGGGACAGCCTGACTCTCAGAACTACTCTCAAATCAGATTATTGGGACTACGACCTGGGGAGGGCCTGATCCCAAATTGGTGAGTAATGGCAATGAACTGGTATGGAGATAGAAGAAAAGGTGGTCTGTAAGTGCATACCTCAGGTACACATATATGTGTCTGCGCATGTGAGCATTAGTAAGTATGTGAATGCATGTAGatgtatgaatgaatgagcatGTTCTCACCATTGAAGAATCTGATTATGGACTCTTTCCCCAGAGTTCAGGTATATAGACACAAAACTGTACATATACTTGTAAGGGGAATGCCATCCACCAAGGCCCATCCATGATTACTAAGAATCCCTGACATTATGTATTAATAACAGCTTCCATTTGAGCACATGGTAAGTAAATGCCAGCACAGCTTCCATGTGTTTGACATAGAATTAtcccatttaatcttcatagtAATCCTACAAAGATaggttttattatttccatttcacaaatgaagaaatttaCCCAAGGCTTGTGTATTTATTTAGTGGACATTATAAATCTGCATGTCAGTGATTACCCCCATTTTTTTCAAGTCACAGAACATGGAAAAAATTATATGTACATGGCACGTGGGGGCATACAGGTGAGGCTACTCACAGTACTACAACAGGCTGCAGTACTCTGGCTATCCCAGTAGCAAGCAGCCAAACAGAAAGCTGAGGGGCCAGTCTTGACACTCTGATCTGTTCCAGGCACACTTGATTGTGCAGGCATGCCTGTTGGGAAGATCTGTTGTGTGTACTCGTGCGCATATGTTGGAGTCTGAGCCTGTATATCTATGCACAGAAGGGTTGGTATTGTGAGGTGTGGAGGAGCAGCAAGCTAGTGGCATGGAGTAGGAGGCGGGAAGAGGAACTGGCACAGCCATGAGTAGGTGACTCAGGGGTAAAGGTTGGGAGGAATCGGACCTCAGCACCTACCAGTTTTGGTCCTGTGCCACATGGTAGCCCTGCCCCCACAAACTGGCCTCATCCATTATAAACATTGTGATCGCCATTGCAATCTCAACATCACCTGATGCAAGTATATGGAATAAGATTTTTGTGCCCCTTCTCTAGTAAGGAAATTAAAGCCAGAGAAGTGAAATGACTCAAAGTCACGTATAAGGAGACAAAAACAAGAGTGGTCCCAACTTTGAGTTGAGTGTTTTTTCCACTGTACCTATTCTGTGTCATATTGTGCTACTTTCATAATCTGCCTTAAAGACTGCTCTGTAATGATGGAGAATAAACAGGGATCCCCAAAAACACAGAGTGTAAAGAGAGCCCTGGCCCaggtattttcttagttttccttcCCCTACCTCAAGCCCAAACTGTCCACCTCAACCCTGCTTCCCTCTTCCTGCTAAGGCTCCCTGAGGCACCTTTCAGAGGTTCTTTTTGAGTTAGACTAGGCCAGGTCAATAGCTCTGGGTTCAAGTTCTGTGAGGCCATTGCACTTCCCCAGGTGTCAGTTTCTTCACTGAATAATAACAGTAGTAGTAAAAATAACAACTGACAtttgaatagttttaaaattacttacaTATCTATTATTTAATAGAATTATCAttcccttttacagatgaaaaaaactggaggctgggcagcgcctgaggctcagtgggtagggccatatactgagggtggtgggttcaaacccggcctcagcacCATATATTGAGGGTGATGGGTAcccggccccagccccagccaaactgcaacaagaaaatagccgggcgttgtggtgggtgctatagtcccagctactcagtaggctgaggcaagaggatcacctaagcccaggagttggaggttgctgtgagctgtgacgccacgacactctactgagggccataaagtggccctaaaaaaaaaaaaagaaagaaagaaagaaaaaagaaaaaaatggaggccTAAGAAGCAAGTCCATTGTTACTCAGTAAATGGTAGAGCCATGCTTTTCCTCCACTGTAGTAGATTTTTGTGTTCCTTAGAGCCTTAGAGTTCTGCAGGTTGGGCTGAAGGTGGGAATTGGGGATGGCAGAGTGGGTAGAAACCCCACTCCTTGACTAACCAAACAGCTTCAAAAACCAGAGTAGCAATTCTACACCACAATGCTTTAATACACCCTAACTTGGCTGATTTTCAGTTATAGAGGCAGTATGGTACAGCAAAAGCTTAAAAATCTAGGTGGTtgtcctggctctgcccctgACCTCCGTGTGATCCTAGACAACTTATTTCACCTTCCTGCACCTCAGTATCCCTGTTAGTAAAATGTAGAGGAGAAATCAGATGAGTTATTCCAGCTCTGACAACCTGATTCTTAACAGTGCCAAGGCACTGCCAGGTTTCCTACAACACCAACATTGAGGTTTTCCTTGCTCTTCCTTCTTCAGTAGGCATGTAACAGTACTTTATTTGCCTGAATTTATACTgacttggctttttaaaaatatctgcaatCCACAGATCACTTAACACACTAGAAGGCAGACTGTGATGAGGCCATGGTGTAGTTCACTAGCCCTGAAGATGAGACAAGAAAGGCCTAGACCTGCGGCTGGAAGTGAAGGCCACTTGGATCTCTGCGATGCTTCTCTACCTCCTTCTGAGCACAATTTTCTGGACTCCAGTCACTGCCTCACCTTTAAGATATATGTTGCTATTCACAACTCCTTTTGTTCCTCTTATCAGCTTGGGGTGGTAGCCAATGGTTCGTGAGACTAGTTACCTGACCAGTGTGACAGAGCAGAAACAGCACAGGTGTTACGTGACCAAAATTCATTCTTCCTGTTGGCGTCGTTCACCCCATGTgctcttgggcaagttatttaacccaCTGGAGACTAAATTCCCTTATCTATAAAACTGGGGTAATGTTATCTACCTCACAAgcttatgaaaattaaataagatgaataaacaTGATGAATCAAATGCAGCTGGCATGTGACAGCTATTACAATaggctgtttgttttttcctcccaCCCTTGCCTATATATTTAATGCTCTAGCCCTTGCTTTTTAACTCTCCAGAGCTAAAAGGTAGCAGAGTCCCTAGGATAAGTGGTTCAGTGTCCTGTACTTGTTGACCACTGATGAGGCCGAGCACAGTGAACTATAATCCCACTTATTAcagtagtaataaaaaaaaataccttgtaTTCATATATCTATTATTTCTAAAGCACTTTGTTCaacattatttcacttttttttttttgtagagacagagtctcactgtaccgccctcgggtagagtgccgtggcgtcacatggctcacagcaacctccaactcctgggctgaagcgattctcttgcctcagcctccggagtagctgggactacaggcgcccgccacaacgcctggctattttttggttgcagtttggccggggctgagtttgaacccgccaccctcagcatatggggccggcgccctactcactgagccacattatttcactttttaaaagtggtactaaaaagaatggagacagaATTCATTTGATTTTACCCAGAAACTACCTGCTTATAATTGTATAGCCAACTAACTTGAAatcacatattaaaaaacaattttatctcTAAAATCTGATTTCTAAAATCTTAGCTTGGAAACAAAACTTTTTGGACAAACATTTAGATTCAACAAACCATAAACAATAACCTCATTCCAGTTAGGtgcagttttttatttctttttgttgttgttgctgttgcagtttggccagggccaggttcaaacccaccaccctcggtatatggggcccgtgctctaactactgagccacaggtgccgccctgcagttttttatttctaatttcaccAAGCTCTGTTGTAGACAATGTCAGCTACTGAATCCTTTCTCCAGACCCTTTTGCAGTTATCAGATTTCTAACTGTTCTCCTTGTTAAGTCTCCTCTTCCAAATCTCCTATATTGTTGCAGAGAGAGCTTGCTCACAAGTATAAACCTGTTACTTAAAACCCTTTAGTGACTTTCCAATACGTATAGATCAAGTCAAAATTATTTTGCCTGACAAGACCCCAGAGGCCCACTCTATTTGCTTTGCAAGCCACAGGTCTCTGACACAACCACTCGATTCTACTGTTGTAGCAGGAAAGCCACcttaaataacatttaaacaaATGAGCATAGCTGTGTTCCAGTAAGACTTTATTGGCAGTGGGCTAGATTTGGGCTGCAGTTTCCTGACTCCAAATTAGAAATCTACTCCATGTAAAAATCTTTCAGATGTCTTCTTAAAAGTGGGTGAATGGAAACTAACCATTTTCTGATGAActagttatcttttttcttttttttttttttaagagacagagtttcactttgtcgctcttggtagagtgctgtggcgtcacagctcacagcaacctccagctcttgggcttaggtgattctcttgcctcagcctcccgagtagctggaactgcaggcacctgccacaatgcctggctatctttttattgcagttcgaacccgccacctgaggtatatggggccagcgccctactcactgagccataggcgccaccctgaactATTTTTCTTACAACAATAAAAGGAGCCAGAGCACTTAcgataattattttaattataaggtATTAACACAGATCAACATAAA
This is a stretch of genomic DNA from Nycticebus coucang isolate mNycCou1 chromosome 14, mNycCou1.pri, whole genome shotgun sequence. It encodes these proteins:
- the THRSP gene encoding thyroid hormone-inducible hepatic protein — encoded protein: MQVLTKRYPKNCLLTVMDRYSAEVRNMEQVVMIPSLLRGVQLSVHGGQAQADAPDLYAYFTMLKTIRVDVDHGLLPREEWQARVAGNEADEAENEAAETEETEDERASGELDLEAQFHMHFSSLHHILTHLILRAQEVTRKYQEMTGQFE